The genome window GTCAATCACTTAAAACAAGCTCGCCTCTCAGACTACATCGGACATATGAATGTGGTTCTCTTCGCACCTGAAGATCTCCAGTTAATTAAAGGAGCGCCCTCCGTTCGTCGAAAATTTATAGACATCGAACTGGGACAAATTAAACCAATCTACTTGTCAGACCTGTCAAACTACAACCATATACTCAAGCAGAGAAACACTTACCTAAAATCCAGTCAAAAGATTGACGAAACATTTCTGTCAGTCTTAGATGATCAGTTAGTAGAGTATGGTTGTCGCGTTATAAAGCATCGAATAAAATTCATTAAAGATTTAGAGAAATTTGGTCAAAAAAAACACTTAGAAATCTCAAATCAATTAGAAGAGTTGTCAATATCTTATCAATCATCTGTCAACTTTACTAATGAAGAACTGTTAATGGATTCTTTTAAAACGGCTTTAGAAAAAAGTAGATCAAGAGATTTATATAAAAAGAATACTGGTGTCGGCCCTCATCGAGATGACATTACTTTCTATATCAATGGTATAGATGCTAGTTTTGGAAGTCAAGGTCAACATCGTAGTCTTGTACTCTCTATAAAATTAGCAGAAATAGAGTTAATGGAAAGTATTACCAACGAGTCTCCGATACTACTACTT of Streptococcus oralis contains these proteins:
- the recF gene encoding DNA replication/repair protein RecF (All proteins in this family for which functions are known are DNA-binding proteins that assist the filamentation of RecA onto DNA for the initiation of recombination or recombinational repair.), with translation MWLQHLTIKTFRNYKEAKIDFNPKLNVFLGQNAQGKTNILEAIYFLALTRSHRTRTDRNLIHFDEEQLHLSGLLQKKTGSIPLEIDLTPKGRVTKVNHLKQARLSDYIGHMNVVLFAPEDLQLIKGAPSVRRKFIDIELGQIKPIYLSDLSNYNHILKQRNTYLKSSQKIDETFLSVLDDQLVEYGCRVIKHRIKFIKDLEKFGQKKHLEISNQLEELSISYQSSVNFTNEELLMDSFKTALEKSRSRDLYKKNTGVGPHRDDITFYINGIDASFGSQGQHRSLVLSIKLAEIELMESITNESPILLLDDVMSELDNTRQLKLLETISQSIQTFITTTSLDHLQNLPENLSIFNIQSGKVSVNPN